A region from the Melioribacter roseus P3M-2 genome encodes:
- a CDS encoding MFS transporter: MKSRALPVYLAFLCMGFGDVVGPLVGLAKDSFSLSYTMAQLIPFTGFIMFGILSVPIGIFQDRKGRKFVLLLGLTVALIGLLLPILNGMYGLPFDLSLVGKFDFLVVLASILLLCAGATILQVVGNPIMRDVSPEGAYSRNLSLAQSLKAVGSSMGFLIPPFAAYVFKLEWTILFPLFASLILITLLITIKTDIHEKEQKDVPASIKSCFELLKKPYVLIMVLAIFFYVGAEVSMSSGVPILLKENFGVAGFSLWVSWSLFFLPIMAGRFFGSLILRKIEAQKFLRLTVVISFLGIALMFTNSALITFVGIILTGLGFSNIFPLVFSITIEKMPERSNELSGLMVTAIAGGAVVPLIMGAVNDLSDVLTGFIIPLLCVIYIGIASVYSSKIKFAAE, translated from the coding sequence ATGAAATCGAGAGCGCTTCCGGTTTATTTGGCATTCTTGTGTATGGGATTCGGCGACGTCGTCGGTCCGCTCGTCGGACTGGCTAAAGACAGTTTTAGCCTTTCTTACACAATGGCTCAATTAATTCCGTTTACCGGTTTTATTATGTTCGGTATTTTATCGGTGCCAATCGGAATATTCCAGGATAGAAAGGGTAGGAAGTTCGTACTGTTACTCGGTCTTACGGTTGCTTTAATAGGATTATTATTGCCGATATTAAACGGAATGTACGGCTTACCTTTCGATTTATCTTTAGTGGGAAAATTTGACTTTTTAGTTGTATTGGCTTCCATATTATTATTGTGCGCGGGAGCGACAATACTACAGGTGGTGGGGAATCCGATAATGAGGGATGTTTCGCCGGAAGGGGCGTATTCCAGAAATTTATCTCTGGCTCAATCGCTGAAAGCCGTCGGTTCTTCTATGGGCTTTCTTATTCCTCCTTTCGCGGCTTATGTTTTTAAACTTGAGTGGACGATTTTATTTCCGCTCTTCGCTTCCTTGATATTGATTACACTCTTAATAACAATAAAAACCGACATACACGAAAAAGAACAAAAAGACGTGCCGGCTTCAATTAAATCCTGTTTTGAATTATTGAAAAAGCCCTATGTATTGATAATGGTGCTTGCAATTTTCTTTTACGTTGGAGCGGAAGTATCGATGAGTTCGGGCGTGCCGATTTTGCTAAAAGAAAACTTTGGAGTTGCGGGATTCAGTCTGTGGGTCAGTTGGTCGCTATTTTTTCTGCCTATAATGGCGGGAAGATTTTTCGGGTCTCTAATACTCCGGAAAATCGAGGCGCAAAAGTTTCTCAGGTTGACTGTTGTAATTTCGTTTCTCGGTATCGCATTAATGTTTACAAACAGCGCTCTTATAACGTTTGTCGGAATTATTTTAACGGGCTTAGGTTTCTCGAATATTTTCCCGCTTGTCTTTTCGATAACGATTGAAAAGATGCCGGAAAGATCGAATGAATTGTCGGGTTTAATGGTTACGGCAATTGCAGGCGGCGCCGTGGTGCCGTTAATTATGGGAGCGGTAAACGATTTAAGCGACGTTCTTACCGGTTTTATAATTCCGTTGTTATGCGTTATCTATATCGGAATTGCATCCGTATACTCGTCAAAAATTAAATTCGCGGCTGAATAA
- a CDS encoding ROK family protein: MNFEKDTRIIMTLDGGGTNFVFSAFQSGRQIVEEYRLDACGDDLDKSMNNIVEGFNYVLKQLDNTPSAISIAFPGPADYPNGIIGDLGNLPAYRGGVALGPFLKNKFGLPVFINNDGDLYAYGEGLAGFLPYINKLLSDSGNPKRYKNLVGITLGTGFGCGLFINGELYRGDNSMAGEIWLLRNRISPEEFAEEHASIRGVRRLYGEAAGIGFSDAPSPKEIYEIAIGKLEGNKNAAIEAYKKMARVVGDAIANVVTIMDCPVVIGGGLAGASQLFMPFLLDEMRSCYRKTSDGARVKRLMAQIYNLDNEEDLKNFLHNETVEINVYGTNEKVNYDASKKIAIGISQLGASKAIALGAYAFALNMIDKQ; the protein is encoded by the coding sequence ATGAATTTTGAAAAAGACACCAGAATTATAATGACATTGGACGGAGGGGGGACGAATTTCGTATTCTCCGCATTTCAGTCCGGAAGACAGATAGTCGAAGAATATCGTCTCGACGCCTGTGGAGACGACCTTGATAAATCGATGAACAATATAGTCGAAGGATTCAATTATGTACTAAAACAACTCGATAATACTCCCTCGGCGATAAGTATTGCATTTCCCGGACCGGCAGACTATCCCAACGGTATTATCGGAGATCTGGGCAATCTTCCTGCGTATAGAGGCGGTGTGGCATTGGGTCCTTTTCTTAAAAATAAATTTGGCTTGCCGGTTTTTATCAACAACGACGGCGACCTTTATGCTTATGGTGAAGGGCTTGCCGGTTTCCTTCCGTATATAAATAAATTGTTGAGCGATTCGGGCAATCCGAAAAGATATAAAAATCTGGTCGGCATTACTTTGGGAACAGGATTCGGATGCGGTTTATTCATTAACGGAGAACTCTACAGGGGCGATAATTCGATGGCAGGCGAAATTTGGCTTCTTCGAAATCGGATTTCTCCCGAAGAATTTGCCGAAGAACACGCCAGTATAAGAGGAGTAAGAAGACTCTACGGCGAAGCTGCCGGCATCGGATTTTCGGACGCCCCTTCTCCCAAAGAAATTTATGAAATAGCCATTGGAAAACTCGAGGGAAATAAAAACGCTGCAATTGAAGCTTATAAAAAAATGGCTCGGGTAGTTGGCGACGCTATTGCAAACGTGGTTACAATTATGGATTGTCCGGTTGTAATCGGCGGCGGTTTGGCGGGAGCTTCGCAGCTTTTCATGCCGTTTTTGTTAGACGAAATGAGAAGTTGTTATAGAAAAACTTCTGACGGCGCTCGGGTAAAACGACTAATGGCTCAGATTTATAATCTCGACAATGAAGAAGACCTTAAAAATTTTCTGCACAACGAGACAGTAGAAATAAATGTTTACGGTACAAACGAAAAAGTGAATTACGACGCCTCGAAGAAAATCGCTATTGGCATTTCGCAATTAGGCGCCAGCAAAGCGATAGCTCTTGGCGCTTATGCCTTTGCATTGAATATGATCGATAAACAGTGA
- a CDS encoding 6-phosphogluconolactonase, which yields MKKIKFVQIDEFYPIDSTQQNSFYYYIKKFYIKTFGIDPNNALLINVNKIGTAENLPLSVIFPDNKVDLSLRTKLPGSRVERLQKETIEIVDEFCTQYEKKIREMGGIGFFLGGIGPDGHIGFNVQGSDHYSTTRLTATNYQTQAAASTDLGGIEVASNRLVITIGLNTITYNKNATAIIIAAGEAKAKIVKDSVENEASNKYPATVLQKLRDSRFYLTNGAASLLSERIYDDVEKETKLSRLSLEKAVINLSVNTGKELLSLSKSDYSGDKLANLVLKKSGKTVKEINELIYNDIVERFNKGMNTPLNQTILHTAPHHDDIMLGYLAFINHLVRTHLNKHHFAVFTSGFTAVTNSYMLELTLKLKEYLNAGAFDERYKTGYFEPDNAEAKDSDISLYLDGIAENNKAKRTEATSRRMLRNIIEIYEETSLRYINDRVDELINYFGTQYPGKKDIPHVQKLKGMLREWEEELTWAYYGFSSKDVSHLRLGFYQGNIFTENPELQRDVIPILELIRKIKPTILTVAFDPEGSGPDTHYKVLQAVSEALKLYEKEEDISKLKIWGYRNVWYRFHPAEANIYVPVSLNSMAILDNVFMNCYGSQKDASFPSWEYDGPFSQLARQIHVEQYQKIRNCLGKKYFLNNPIPRARAAHGMLFLKEMSVKEFYQYSMELRKSVEYIK from the coding sequence ATGAAGAAAATAAAGTTCGTCCAGATTGACGAATTTTATCCCATCGACTCGACGCAGCAAAACAGCTTTTATTATTACATAAAAAAATTTTATATAAAAACTTTCGGCATCGATCCCAACAACGCGCTTTTGATCAATGTTAATAAAATCGGAACGGCGGAAAATCTTCCTCTGTCCGTAATATTTCCCGATAATAAGGTTGACCTTAGTTTACGTACGAAACTGCCGGGCAGCCGGGTAGAAAGATTACAAAAAGAAACGATTGAGATAGTAGACGAATTTTGCACTCAATACGAGAAAAAAATACGTGAGATGGGCGGTATCGGATTCTTCCTGGGAGGAATTGGTCCTGACGGACATATCGGGTTCAACGTTCAGGGAAGCGACCACTATTCAACTACAAGATTGACCGCGACTAACTATCAAACGCAAGCCGCCGCCTCAACCGATCTGGGGGGAATCGAAGTCGCTTCGAACAGGCTTGTTATTACTATCGGTCTTAATACAATTACATATAATAAAAACGCCACCGCTATTATTATAGCCGCTGGCGAAGCCAAAGCGAAAATCGTAAAAGACTCTGTCGAGAACGAAGCTTCAAATAAATATCCTGCAACCGTGCTGCAAAAGCTCCGCGATTCGCGCTTTTATCTTACTAACGGAGCCGCGTCGCTCTTATCCGAAAGAATTTATGACGACGTGGAGAAAGAAACAAAATTATCGAGACTTTCTCTGGAAAAGGCTGTGATTAATTTGTCGGTTAATACTGGCAAAGAATTGTTGTCGCTTTCAAAGAGCGACTATTCCGGCGATAAGCTCGCAAATCTTGTTTTGAAGAAATCCGGAAAGACGGTTAAAGAAATCAACGAGCTTATTTATAATGATATAGTCGAACGTTTTAATAAAGGAATGAATACGCCACTTAATCAGACTATCTTACATACAGCCCCGCATCATGACGACATAATGTTGGGATACCTTGCTTTTATTAATCATCTTGTAAGAACACATTTGAATAAACACCATTTTGCTGTTTTTACAAGCGGTTTTACAGCCGTAACAAATTCCTACATGCTCGAATTGACGCTAAAACTGAAAGAATACTTAAATGCCGGAGCTTTCGACGAAAGGTATAAAACGGGTTACTTCGAACCCGACAACGCAGAGGCAAAAGATAGCGATATCAGTCTTTATCTCGACGGCATCGCCGAAAATAATAAAGCCAAAAGAACCGAAGCTACTTCCAGAAGAATGCTCAGAAACATTATAGAAATTTACGAAGAAACAAGCCTTAGATATATAAACGACAGAGTGGACGAGCTGATTAATTATTTCGGAACCCAGTATCCCGGTAAAAAAGACATTCCGCACGTTCAAAAGCTGAAAGGAATGTTGAGAGAATGGGAGGAAGAACTGACCTGGGCATATTACGGCTTCTCTTCGAAAGACGTTTCGCATCTAAGGCTCGGCTTCTATCAGGGAAATATTTTTACTGAAAATCCTGAACTACAAAGAGACGTAATCCCGATACTTGAATTAATTAGAAAAATCAAACCGACTATATTAACCGTGGCATTTGACCCGGAAGGCAGCGGACCGGATACGCATTACAAAGTGCTTCAGGCAGTAAGCGAAGCATTGAAACTTTATGAAAAAGAGGAAGACATCTCGAAGCTGAAAATATGGGGGTACAGAAATGTCTGGTACCGCTTCCATCCTGCGGAAGCAAATATTTATGTGCCTGTCAGTTTGAATTCTATGGCGATTCTCGACAACGTATTTATGAATTGTTACGGTTCTCAAAAAGACGCCAGCTTTCCAAGTTGGGAGTACGACGGACCTTTTTCTCAGCTGGCCAGACAAATTCATGTCGAGCAATATCAGAAAATCAGGAACTGTCTGGGTAAAAAATATTTTCTGAACAATCCTATACCCAGAGCGCGCGCTGCTCACGGCATGTTATTCCTAAAAGAAATGAGCGTAAAGGAATTCTATCAGTATTCAATGGAATTGAGAAAATCAGTTGAATATATTAAATAA
- a CDS encoding glycoside hydrolase family 47 protein — MKYIINALVLCIVVILAMVSCKDGANTKQKQVINYEQYADSVIQDFKFAWEAYKKYAWGHDALKPLTKTYHDWYGVSLLMTPVDSYDTMVLMGLNEEADEAKKLILDSLSFNKDIYVQHFEITIRLLGGLLSAYLLDGDPKFLELATDLANRMLPVFNSPTGMPYVFVNLKTGKTKGEINNPAEIGTLLLEYGTLSKLTGNPIYYDKAKKAIMALMEKSSDIGLVGTLIDVNTGKWINTECHISGMIDSFFEYLLKTSLLFKDEEIESAWKKTITGINNFMKHKTENGLWYSHVDMFSGKRLKTQVGALDAFFPAVLCLAGNIDDAREFNESLFSLWEKYGIIPEQYDYMNDTIISAAYYLRPECIESAYYLYNYTKDEKYLRMGVRYYSSIVKYCKTGEAFSHLESVVTKQKEDAMESFFFAETLKYLYLLFDQGKSLKFNDVIFNTEAHPILIEKIQ, encoded by the coding sequence ATGAAATATATTATTAACGCCTTAGTTCTGTGCATCGTTGTTATTTTAGCAATGGTTTCTTGTAAAGATGGTGCTAACACAAAACAAAAACAAGTTATTAATTATGAACAATACGCTGATAGTGTTATACAAGATTTTAAGTTTGCTTGGGAAGCCTATAAAAAATATGCGTGGGGTCATGATGCTCTAAAACCGCTTACCAAAACTTACCATGATTGGTATGGTGTATCTTTACTGATGACGCCAGTTGATTCTTATGATACAATGGTGTTAATGGGATTAAATGAGGAGGCGGATGAAGCAAAAAAATTGATATTGGATAGTCTTTCTTTTAATAAAGATATTTATGTGCAACATTTTGAGATTACAATTAGGTTGTTAGGTGGTTTATTATCTGCATACTTATTAGACGGCGACCCAAAATTTTTGGAATTAGCAACAGATTTAGCTAATAGAATGTTGCCCGTGTTTAATTCACCTACGGGTATGCCATATGTGTTTGTTAATCTAAAGACAGGGAAAACTAAGGGGGAAATAAATAATCCTGCAGAAATAGGTACCTTGTTATTAGAATACGGTACTCTATCAAAATTGACGGGAAATCCAATCTATTATGATAAGGCAAAAAAGGCGATAATGGCATTAATGGAGAAAAGTTCTGATATAGGATTAGTAGGCACACTCATTGACGTCAATACAGGTAAATGGATAAATACTGAGTGCCATATTAGTGGTATGATAGATTCGTTCTTTGAGTATTTATTAAAAACATCTTTGCTTTTCAAGGATGAGGAAATTGAAAGCGCCTGGAAAAAAACAATAACGGGAATTAATAATTTCATGAAACACAAGACTGAGAACGGATTATGGTATAGCCATGTAGATATGTTTTCTGGCAAAAGATTAAAAACACAAGTAGGCGCATTGGACGCTTTTTTTCCAGCTGTTTTGTGTCTTGCTGGCAATATTGATGATGCTAGAGAGTTTAATGAAAGTCTTTTTTCGTTATGGGAGAAATATGGAATTATTCCTGAACAGTATGATTATATGAATGATACGATAATTTCAGCGGCATATTATTTAAGACCTGAATGTATTGAAAGTGCCTATTATCTTTATAATTACACAAAAGATGAGAAATATTTAAGAATGGGTGTGAGATATTATTCAAGTATAGTTAAATATTGTAAAACGGGCGAAGCATTTTCTCATCTGGAAAGTGTTGTAACCAAGCAGAAAGAGGATGCAATGGAAAGTTTCTTTTTTGCCGAAACCTTGAAGTATTTATACTTGTTATTTGATCAAGGGAAATCGTTAAAATTTAATGATGTAATTTTTAATACAGAAGCGCACCCGATACTAATTGAAAAAATACAATAA